A single genomic interval of Nonomuraea rubra harbors:
- a CDS encoding sensor histidine kinase: MRTPLTGLRASVEEALLYPDVDARETLHEVLQAAERFQTIINEMLMLTKVRTSSPHDVELIDVGALIREEVARRSRDIPIHVRADDEVTVRGNAVQLTEVLTNLLVNAQRHAHSRVEVTVGRDEALALVTVCDDGEGISPGDRDRVFQPFVRLSESRERDPGGSGLGLPISRAIVQAHFGTLRIEDSPRGACFVIRLPLIRS; this comes from the coding sequence CTGCGCACTCCGCTGACCGGGTTGCGTGCCAGCGTGGAGGAGGCGCTGCTGTATCCCGACGTGGACGCCCGCGAGACCCTTCACGAGGTGCTGCAGGCGGCCGAGCGTTTCCAGACGATCATCAACGAGATGCTGATGCTCACCAAGGTGCGCACGTCGTCCCCGCACGACGTGGAGCTCATCGACGTGGGCGCCCTGATCCGCGAAGAGGTCGCCAGGCGCAGCCGGGACATCCCGATCCACGTGCGGGCCGACGACGAGGTGACCGTCCGCGGCAACGCGGTGCAACTGACCGAGGTGCTGACCAACCTCCTCGTCAACGCCCAGCGGCACGCGCACAGCCGGGTCGAGGTGACCGTCGGGCGCGATGAGGCCCTCGCCCTGGTCACGGTGTGCGACGACGGCGAGGGCATCTCGCCCGGGGACCGCGATCGGGTCTTCCAGCCCTTCGTGCGGCTGAGCGAGAGCCGCGAGCGCGACCCCGGCGGCAGCGGCCTGGGCCTGCCCATCTCCCGTGCCATCGTCCAGGCCCATTTCGGCACCCTGCGCATCGAGGACTCGCCGCGGGGCGCCTGCTTCGTCATCCGTCTGCCGCTCATCCGGTCCTGA
- a CDS encoding TetR/AcrR family transcriptional regulator: MSATLREQRRAQTRRTIQAHAIRLFSERGYDATTMNDVAEAAGVSPMTVYRHFPTKEDLVLVDQYGEAIAERIAASPAGQPLVRRIGGALIDEAAALTGGDLAGDRRFLLVRLQLMISTPALRARHLDNQYALQQAIIGALGDEAADPDRAFQAQAAASACLAALHTALVRWAADDGRPDLPGLIGKALAAVFGDDAIGPAR; this comes from the coding sequence ATGTCCGCAACTCTGCGAGAGCAACGTCGGGCCCAGACGCGGCGCACGATCCAGGCGCACGCGATACGGCTGTTCAGTGAGCGCGGATACGACGCCACGACCATGAACGACGTCGCCGAGGCGGCAGGTGTGTCGCCCATGACCGTCTACCGGCACTTCCCCACCAAGGAAGACCTCGTGCTGGTCGACCAGTACGGCGAGGCCATCGCCGAGCGGATCGCCGCCTCGCCCGCCGGCCAGCCCCTGGTCCGCCGCATCGGCGGCGCGCTCATCGACGAGGCCGCCGCCCTGACCGGCGGCGACCTGGCGGGGGACCGGCGGTTCCTGCTCGTCCGCCTCCAGCTCATGATCTCCACGCCCGCCCTGCGGGCCAGACACCTGGACAACCAGTACGCCCTCCAGCAGGCCATCATCGGCGCCCTGGGCGACGAGGCCGCCGATCCCGACAGGGCGTTCCAGGCGCAGGCGGCGGCCAGCGCCTGCCTGGCCGCCCTGCACACGGCGCTGGTGCGCTGGGCCGCCGACGACGGGCGGCCCGACCTGCCCGGCCTGATCGGAAAGGCGCTCGCGGCCGTCTTTGGCGACGACGCCATCGGACCCGCCCGATGA
- a CDS encoding magnesium and cobalt transport protein CorA: MSDWRSRVLRPVRRNAAPASRRREPSPEESMDPRGHRPAHPAEGQVVDAALYRDGKRIDTPATPDRVRARLRRREPGTMGWLGLFQPDEAHLSALGREFGLHELAIEDAVVAHQRPKLERYGDTLFVVLRAARYDDAAEQVEFGEIHLFTGPDFVLTVRHGNAPPLHPVRERMEADPGLLARGPEAVLYAVLDHVVDGYAPVIAGLQNDIDEIETQVFGGDPGVSRRIYELSREVIEFQRATRPLLAMLDGLTAGFAKYGTEEELQRYLRDVADHATTVAERVDGFRQMLADILTVNATLVSQAQNEEIKHMTEASLAQNEEIKKISSWAAILFAPTLIGTVYGMNFEAPGMPELRWAYGYPFALGLMMLTCLSLYAIFKRRNWL; this comes from the coding sequence ATGTCCGATTGGCGGTCGCGTGTCCTGCGTCCCGTCCGCCGTAACGCCGCCCCCGCCTCCCGCCGGCGCGAGCCGTCGCCCGAGGAGTCGATGGATCCGCGCGGCCACCGGCCCGCCCACCCCGCCGAAGGCCAGGTCGTGGACGCGGCGCTCTACCGCGACGGCAAGCGCATCGACACCCCCGCCACCCCCGACCGGGTACGCGCCCGCCTGCGCCGGCGGGAGCCCGGCACCATGGGCTGGCTCGGCCTGTTCCAGCCCGACGAGGCGCACCTGTCCGCCCTCGGCCGCGAGTTCGGCCTGCACGAGCTGGCCATCGAGGACGCCGTCGTCGCCCACCAGCGGCCCAAGCTCGAACGCTACGGCGACACCCTGTTCGTCGTGCTGCGCGCCGCCCGCTACGACGACGCCGCCGAACAGGTCGAGTTCGGCGAGATCCACCTGTTCACCGGCCCCGACTTCGTCCTCACCGTCCGGCACGGCAACGCACCCCCGCTGCACCCGGTCCGCGAACGCATGGAAGCCGACCCCGGCCTGCTGGCCCGCGGCCCCGAAGCCGTCCTGTACGCCGTGCTCGACCACGTCGTGGACGGCTACGCCCCCGTCATCGCCGGCCTGCAGAACGACATCGACGAGATCGAGACCCAGGTGTTCGGCGGCGACCCCGGCGTCTCCCGCCGCATCTACGAGCTGTCGCGCGAGGTGATCGAGTTCCAGCGCGCGACGCGCCCGCTGCTGGCCATGCTGGACGGCCTGACCGCCGGCTTCGCCAAGTACGGCACCGAGGAGGAGCTGCAGCGCTACCTGCGCGACGTCGCCGACCACGCCACCACCGTCGCCGAACGCGTGGACGGCTTCCGCCAGATGCTCGCCGACATCCTCACCGTCAACGCCACCCTCGTCTCCCAGGCCCAGAACGAGGAGATCAAGCACATGACCGAGGCCAGCCTCGCGCAGAACGAGGAGATCAAGAAGATCTCCTCCTGGGCGGCCATCCTGTTCGCGCCCACCCTGATCGGCACCGTGTACGGCATGAACTTCGAGGCCCCCGGCATGCCCGAGCTGCGCTGGGCCTACGGCTACCCGTTCGCCCTCGGCCTGATGATGCTGACCTGCCTCAGCCTGTACGCCATCTTCAAACGCCGCAACTGGCTGTGA
- a CDS encoding SDR family oxidoreductase, with translation MNGLNDRTALVTGASRGIGQEIATRLAARGALVIVHYGAGEDGAKATVGEIERGGGTALAVQAELGVDGDVERLFAGVEAALAGRPLDIVVNNAAAQPAGPLGVTTRAEFDHLFAVNVRAPYFIIQRALPLLRDGGRIITISSVATRMANPAQTSFAMTKGAIETMSLTLANELGARGITVNAVAPGATRTPANDSFFEAPGLAGFIAGSTALDRLGDAGDVADVVAFLASDAARWITGQVIDASGGLFLGPRT, from the coding sequence ATGAACGGTCTGAACGACAGGACGGCCCTGGTGACGGGAGCGTCCCGTGGCATCGGCCAGGAGATCGCGACCCGGCTGGCGGCCAGGGGAGCGCTGGTGATCGTGCACTACGGCGCCGGCGAGGACGGCGCGAAGGCGACGGTCGGCGAGATCGAGCGCGGCGGCGGGACCGCCCTCGCCGTCCAGGCGGAGCTGGGCGTGGACGGCGATGTCGAGCGGCTCTTCGCGGGAGTCGAGGCGGCCCTGGCCGGACGGCCGCTCGACATCGTCGTCAACAACGCGGCAGCTCAGCCCGCCGGGCCGCTCGGAGTCACGACCCGGGCCGAGTTCGACCACCTCTTCGCGGTGAACGTGCGGGCGCCGTACTTCATCATCCAGCGAGCGCTGCCCCTGCTGCGCGACGGCGGCCGCATCATCACGATCTCGTCCGTCGCGACCCGCATGGCCAACCCCGCCCAGACGTCCTTCGCCATGACCAAGGGCGCGATCGAGACGATGAGCCTGACCCTGGCCAACGAGCTCGGAGCCCGGGGGATCACGGTGAACGCGGTCGCCCCCGGCGCCACCCGCACTCCCGCCAACGACTCCTTCTTCGAGGCGCCCGGCCTGGCCGGGTTCATCGCCGGATCGACGGCGCTCGACCGCCTCGGTGACGCCGGCGACGTCGCCGATGTGGTCGCGTTCCTCGCCTCCGACGCCGCCCGCTGGATCACCGGCCAGGTCATCGACGCCAGCGGCGGCCTGTTCCTGGGACCGCGCACCTGA